CCGAGCACCCTGGAATCTCGCACTGAGATGCCCCAAATCTGTGAAATGAATCCcaggaaggacagagaagagaaatctccaagcttctttttttttttaatgggaaccAAATGATTGTTTGAAGGAAACATTTAGTATAAACAAAACCACGGAGAGCTAAAAGCTTGCCAAAATCAGCCTACCCGTGGGAGGATCGACACAGTAAACAGCACACACAACAGCAGGTGCTTCGTAACGGCACAGACAACAtcaatgaattaaaataaatgaagatttAATACCTCTGCAGCCTTGGTAATTTCTTTTGACTAAACATTCCCAGAGATCCCCACCATCATCACCCAGGAGAGCACCGGCCCTGTTTGTGAAGCCACGTTCGGCATAAACAGCCTGGCAAGCGGCGGTTGGGAGCCAGGCAGCTGCACACTGGGAAatataaaatggtttgggttggaagggatctcaaagcccattcagtcccaacccccctgccatgggcacggacacctcccactgcatcaggctgctccaagccccatccaacctggccttgaacacctccgggaaGGGTGGTTAGCTCTCAAATTATCACTGAAATCTTTCCAGGGCCTTCTGAGCAGCAGCGCAGGCTGATTTCCTCAGCAGGGATGTTTCCAGCTTTTAGCTGGCAATACCGGAGCTGCCGTGCAGCGCtttggcagcaggaggagaacaGAGGTTTCAGAACACAGCAGGAGGGATGCTCGTGTGATTGCAGCCACCATTCAGCAGGATGATGAGGAAAACCGGGTTTAGAAAATTCTGCTTGCTGGCCGCTGTGATTAGGGGTGATGCAGGCATAAAACCCTTCCTGTGCGCCTACAAGTGTTCCCATCGCTGAACAAACAGCTGGATAAAAACTCTCAGATGAATACAACTGATTAACTGGCTGGCAATGTGGGGACACACAGCAGGCAGCTTAAGTGGGGGCAGCACCTCCAGCCAACACAGCTGCACCGAGTCTGATGTTGCTGTTCAGTCACAAGAGGGCGAGATGCCCAGAGATTTCCAATCCTTTTTGCCTCCTCTTTGGAGGATTTCCAAAATGTAACCAGGCTGGGAATGTTTTATGGACCTAacggctaaaaaaaaaaaagcacaggaaggacacggagtTGTTAGAGTGCAGCTAgaggagaccacagagatgatccaagggctggagaatctcctgtatgaggacaggctgagggagttggggttgtgcagcctggagaagagaaggctgtggggggaccttagagcagcttccagcactgaaaggggctccaggaaagctggggagggacttgtgatcagggagtgcagggataggatgagggagaatggttttcagctgaaagaggggagattgagatgagatcttggggagaaatgttttgctgtgagggtggggaggccctggcccagcttgcccagagcagtggtggctgccccatccctggaggggttcaaggccaggctggatggggcttggagcccctgatccagtgggaggtgtccctgcccgtggcagggggtgcaattggatgggctttaaggtcccttccaacccaaaccattctgtgattctatgaaagtgaaCACATGGCAACATTTttaacacaggaaaacagaaagaatcGAAAACCTTTTAATGGACCTACAGGATTTAGTCAAAGTCACAGACATAGAAAACAGCAATATTTCTCTGAATCTGTTGTGATCTGCATATAAAAAGACAAGAGGCTGAAGAGTCCAGGAGGGGTTCAGTTGGTGGGTGGCGGAGGGGGAATAGCGCCCGGTCCCTCCGTGGGGAGCGGTGGCCTCATCATGGGTGGCAGAGGAGCAGGGGGGGGCACACCAGGTGCTGGTGGCAACTGAGGTGGCACCGGAGGTGGCGGCACCGGTCCGGAGGGGGGCATGGGAGGCAGGGTCATTCCTCCCGGAGGAGGGGGCGGCATGGAGTCCGGCAGCGGGGGCCGTGGGGGCATCCCGTTCATCAGTGGAGGGGGAGGCGGCCGCTTGACAGTCGGGGGGCCCGGAGGGAGGtttgggggagcagggggctTCTCCATCTTGAAGTGGAATTGAAGGAAGAactgggaagggagagaagaaaagcaaagagaagactACAATTAACCCTCAGGACAGCTTTGTGCTGGAACACAGCTCGGACCTCACTGGCCTTTGCACCGTTCACCCTGTCTGGCACCAGCCTCATCCTCTACTTTAACTCCTGTGAGACCTGTTCTAAGCTCTAAGCGACCTGTGACAGGCTGGTATCCCCCCTGCACTTCTCAACTTGCTCCCACAGGCGACACCCAGCGAGTACACCTCCCCCCACAGAGCCACGCGCAGGGAACCCACGAGAGAGGGCACAGGGCTGGATGTCTGCACACCGTTCTGACAGCAACCGAGGATTCTGCCTCCTAAACTCTCCCAACGTACCCACGTACGAAGAATTTTGCCAGGAGAAGTCATGGCACGGTCGCATTAAAGGAATTAAGGTTTTAGGGTGGATGGAATAGATGTGCACACCTGCACTGCCTTTCTCCCCAAGCTGCTCCgccctcctgctccctcttgAACCTTTAACGATGCCGCAGGATTCCAGATACCTGTTTGGTTTCCCTATTCCAGTGGGTCCAaaactttccttctgctttgtcGATTTCTCTGCTTGGCACCTGCaacaaaaaagaacaaggaGCTATTCTTAGCGCCACCAGATTAGCTCAATGGCTCTTTTTAACACCAGAGCCCACGAGATAAGCACAGTTATTCCAGGCCGCTGCGAGATGCGCTTGTCTCAGACGTTATTAGATAGAGACGGGGGCAGGAAAGAATTAAGTTACTTCCCTATCAGTCAAGGACAAGCGTGCTGGCAAAGACCCTCTCGGCACATCTGCACAGAGGCTAAGGAGCAAAGCCCAGAAGGCTCTCTCTGTTCCAGACACAGAGAATGAAATGGCTCCCCAGAGCTCAGTTGACAGCTGAGTTCCCCTGCCAGAGTCCTCCGCAGGGTTTAATGACTTCCAGTCCTCTCTTTCTGACCCCCTTTCAACTCCATTAACCCCCTGACAGCTAGGAAAGAATGAGGCTCACTGGGAGTTAatggaatcctagaatcatggaatggtttgggtccttaaaagcccatccagttccactcccctgtaacaggcagggacacctcccactggaccaggggctccaagccccatccaacttggccttcaacacctccagggatggggcagccaccactgctctgggcagcctgggccagagcctccccaccctcacaagaaaacatttctccccaagatctcatctcaatctcccctctttcagctgaaaaccattctccctcatgctacccctgcactccctgatcacaagtccctccccaggtttcctggagcccctttcaggactgcaAGCTGCTCTACAGTCTCCCTggaccttctcttctccaggctgcacaaccccaactctctcaagcctgtccttgtacaggaggttctccagcccttgaatcatctctggggcctcctctggactcactctaacagattcatgtccttcccatgctgagaactccagagctCAACACAGGgatccaggtggggtctcaccagagcagagcagaggggcagaatcccctcacACTTCACTTTCAGCCCAGGACGCGGTTGATTTTCTGAGCTGTGAGCACATTGCCGGatcacattgagcttctcatccatcaatGTCTTCGAAAACACAGCAAGGGAGCTTTCCCAATAATCAGTAATCGCTATCCTTACCTTGAACGCTATGGTTTCATAGGGCTCCGCTGCCATCAGAAGGTACTGCCAGCGTCTGTCTGGGGGCTCGATCCTCTGCTCGTAGGCTGACATGAACCGATGACGAGGCATGATGCTTTCTGCAATCTCCGGATAATCGATCTGTTTGGGTGTTACAGCAGCATtaaggagaatcacagaatcatggaatggtttgggttgggttggaagggaccttaaaagcccatccagttccacccccgccatgggaagggacacctcccactggatcaggggctccaagccccatccaacctggctttgaacacctcagACCTTTTGAACACATCAgaccttttttctttattatttcatGAATCCTTTCAAGAACTTCACATATCCACAACCTGGACAACATGAACATCAAAGAGTTTTAAGTGTCTTTacctggaagagaaggctctgctgGCCTGTTTCTGGATCTCGCTGTTTGGTCACTGTAAAGGGAATATGAGAGCTCAGTGCATCACGTAGCAGGTTTACAGCAACATTAGCTCTACCCTAGGAAACGTACAATGGTTTTCCCATTTACAAAAACCCACCACGTTATCTTTAAGAAAGCTACTAAGGATCTCTGCTGAAATTCAGCTGCTGTGGGGCAAAGACTTTGCGCAGCAGAGATAAAGCAGCCACAGTTAGAACTGAAGGCCAAAACAGAACAATGGGGTTTTCAGAGGAAAGACTTGAGCTCTCCATGCAATGAGTGATTTACGAGCGTTAGTGAAAGATGGAACAGCACGATGAAAGCAGGGGACTGCAACAATGTCGTCATCTCCTGCTTGACTGCTGATCAGATCTGAAGGACTGAGACATACCAATCTATTATTAAAACAGCTCTCGCTCAACCGTCAGCAACAGAGAGACGTTCCACGGGTAATTCAAACAGTAAAGGACATCAGGAGGTAAGCCCATATCTTATTCATGGACAGATCTGCTAAGAAGGCTAATTAATAATTCACACCCACGCTGCACTTGAGGCAAGCAGCAGCATTCGGTGTCTCCCACGCAGACGCCCGACACCCCACACACCTTTGTAACCCGGCCGGCCAATTTTCACAAACTTCTTCACTTCCACCTTGACTTTTTCTGGTGCGGGCTGGGCAGGGGCCTCCTTCGCCTCCTTGGCAGCTCGCCGGGCCCTGGATTAATTTGAAATGTGCCACGGTCAGAAGGTTAGCTGCACTTTTTTCTAACGGATGCAATAGGAGCAGCTTGAACCCCTTGCTCTGGAATATTTAGCACCTCACGGAGTGTGTGCCTGGAAAATCTGCTCCCACTAGGGGCCGGCTGTATCCACCCTGTCATCTCAATGATGTTATCCACCCCAAGATGACCTCGGTGCCCACCTTCACAGATGGATTtcagattatttatttcaggaaataaagaagaaactcCACAAATGAGTCACCTACACCAAAGCAAACtggatttcttaaaataaagctcAGAAACTTCTCCCAGCCTGTATTCGCAACCCCAGATTCTTATAAGCAGACAGAGggaatttttgctttcaaaacgCTTTCCCCTGCTTCCTTCAGACACCTCACAGCTGGCTCTGAGCATGGAACAGGGCTTGTCAGTGCTGTTTTTGGAGCAGATCTAGGCTGCGCCTCCTGGCTAAGCCAGGCTGTTCACTAGGAAACAAAGACAGGAAAGAACACAGCGTGCTACTGTGAAACCAAGTGTGAGATTCCTTGGCGCACGCAGCATCATTTTTAAGTGCTTCGGTGACAGAGAATAAAACTACAGCAGAGGATGACTTACAAATTGGTCTGATGCTTCTTCCCCTGGGTGTGTGCTAAGTAGCTtccctgaaataaaaaaacaaggCAGAAGGACGTTACACGAAGACAGGACCGTTCCCAAACTGACACCTGTCACAGAGCAGAGTCAATCTCACAGGTCGACAGGGATATTTTAAGCCGCAGAAGAGAGGCATCTTAAACAAAAATTGCAGATTGCTCTCATAAACTGTCAGGCTTCGCACGTACAAGCTGTTATCATCTCTTCAGCAGTCACTCATCAGGCACAGCCCAGGTTCTGGCGCTTGATTATGTCAAAATACCCGCTGTCGAGATCAAGACAGCTCTTCCACTCACCTCATTGTTGTGCAGCGTGAGGCAGAGCTTGCATTCGTAAGAGCCCAAgtgatttttcataaaataaggATCCTAGGAAGAGAATTATTACACAGTTACAAGCAAAATTCATGGCAATACAACAGAATAAGCAAAACAGAAACGAACTCTCGCTGCCCTGGAAGAA
Above is a window of Phaenicophaeus curvirostris isolate KB17595 chromosome 28, BPBGC_Pcur_1.0, whole genome shotgun sequence DNA encoding:
- the SF3A2 gene encoding splicing factor 3A subunit 2, whose amino-acid sequence is MDFQHRPGGKTGSGGVASASESNRDRRERLRQLALETIDINKDPYFMKNHLGSYECKLCLTLHNNEGSYLAHTQGKKHQTNLARRAAKEAKEAPAQPAPEKVKVEVKKFVKIGRPGYKVTKQRDPETGQQSLLFQIDYPEIAESIMPRHRFMSAYEQRIEPPDRRWQYLLMAAEPYETIAFKVPSREIDKAEGKFWTHWNRETKQFFLQFHFKMEKPPAPPNLPPGPPTVKRPPPPPLMNGMPPRPPLPDSMPPPPPGGMTLPPMPPSGPVPPPPVPPQLPPAPGVPPPAPLPPMMRPPLPTEGPGAIPPPPPTN